Proteins encoded together in one Thermovenabulum gondwanense window:
- a CDS encoding HlyD family efflux transporter periplasmic adaptor subunit, producing the protein MSVNNSKVVILKRRKKSGKRFIIYLFLCFLLIFFLLSLIFSNKYVIAGINKVSDFIQTEGIILKNEKVITSPYRGKIEYLVKSGERVRVGTPLFKVVTDFEMTKKIEEDLSNLRRQLEDEKNSSIPVLETLNKSIDELEKILYSGKVKDEDKFKLKAKLKSLYEERERLLKERQKNIEIIQEKISELENKKSLIEPVIYSPISGVVSFCLDGFEEKLSFDKEDELGKIDFFSVNNTDTKIEKRDYVEENEKVLKIVDNFNIYILAECKEKNLKKGRYYNMQSSSGENFAAKLEKILGNNRLLFYVNEDLPGLYEKRKEKFKIILQRYEGITLPKSAIIRVGDKDGVFIRERDKLIYKPVEVIFEEGENVVVGGLKPGDIILVKRGLLWNFKEALMNFF; encoded by the coding sequence ATGAGTGTAAATAACAGCAAAGTAGTGATTTTAAAAAGAAGAAAAAAGTCCGGCAAAAGGTTTATAATATATCTTTTCTTATGTTTTTTATTAATATTTTTCCTTTTATCTTTAATATTTTCAAATAAGTATGTAATAGCCGGGATTAACAAAGTAAGTGATTTTATACAAACGGAAGGTATAATACTAAAAAATGAAAAGGTGATCACTTCCCCTTACAGGGGAAAAATCGAATATCTCGTAAAATCCGGTGAAAGGGTAAGGGTGGGGACTCCGCTTTTTAAAGTAGTTACGGATTTTGAAATGACAAAAAAAATAGAAGAAGATTTATCAAATTTGAGAAGACAGCTGGAAGATGAAAAAAATTCATCAATACCCGTATTAGAAACATTAAATAAATCTATTGATGAACTGGAAAAAATTCTTTATAGCGGTAAAGTAAAAGATGAAGATAAATTTAAGTTGAAGGCAAAACTAAAATCCTTATATGAAGAAAGAGAAAGATTATTAAAAGAAAGGCAAAAAAATATTGAAATAATTCAAGAGAAGATCTCCGAATTAGAAAATAAAAAAAGTTTAATTGAACCGGTTATTTATTCCCCGATTTCTGGTGTCGTAAGTTTCTGTTTAGATGGTTTTGAAGAAAAATTGAGTTTTGATAAGGAAGATGAATTGGGAAAGATTGATTTTTTTTCAGTTAATAATACGGATACCAAAATAGAGAAAAGGGATTATGTGGAAGAAAACGAAAAAGTGTTAAAAATTGTAGATAATTTTAATATTTACATACTGGCTGAATGCAAAGAAAAAAATTTAAAAAAGGGCCGTTACTATAATATGCAATCATCATCGGGAGAAAATTTTGCTGCTAAGCTGGAGAAAATTTTAGGAAATAATAGACTGCTATTTTATGTTAACGAAGATTTACCTGGCCTTTATGAAAAGAGAAAAGAAAAATTTAAAATAATTTTACAACGTTATGAAGGGATAACCTTGCCAAAATCTGCTATAATAAGAGTGGGGGATAAGGACGGGGTTTTTATTAGAGAAAGGGACAAATTAATATATAAACCCGTGGAGGTTATTTTTGAAGAGGGCGAAAATGTAGTGGTCGGAGGCCTAAAACCCGGTGATATAATTCTCGTCAAGAGGGGATTGTTATGGAATTTCAAAGAGGCTTTGATGAACTTTTTTTGA
- the thrB gene encoding homoserine kinase: MVRVKVPATIANLGPGFDTLGVAVSLFNIIEMNFSDELKIEVLNEGKNILPENEVNLVYQSAKKVIDRFGFERKLHIRLINNIPLARGLGSSAAAIVGGVVAVNELLGKPLSMDEIINIATNIEGHPDNVVPALLGGFTVSLFDGEKVFYKKFSLPEKELCFVVAVPQFHLKTSDARKVLPEKISLKDAVYNMSRTALFVACVAQKDFSFLDVLCRDKLHQPYRSSLIPGMEEIINRGMEKGLLSVFLSGAGPSIAGICDKKDAEKAGKFMVGTFNNFGIKAKYLILNPCNEGVSVCT; the protein is encoded by the coding sequence ATGGTAAGGGTAAAAGTTCCTGCTACTATAGCAAATTTGGGTCCGGGTTTTGATACCCTCGGAGTAGCTGTTTCCCTTTTTAATATAATAGAAATGAATTTTTCTGATGAGTTAAAAATAGAGGTGTTAAATGAAGGTAAAAATATTTTACCTGAGAATGAAGTAAATCTGGTTTACCAATCGGCAAAAAAAGTAATAGACCGTTTTGGTTTTGAAAGAAAATTACATATAAGACTAATAAATAATATTCCGCTTGCCAGGGGACTTGGTAGTAGTGCTGCTGCAATTGTTGGTGGTGTCGTAGCTGTAAATGAACTTTTGGGAAAACCCCTTTCAATGGACGAAATTATCAACATAGCTACAAATATAGAAGGGCATCCCGATAATGTAGTTCCGGCTCTTTTAGGGGGTTTCACCGTTTCCCTGTTTGATGGAGAAAAGGTTTTTTATAAAAAATTTAGTTTACCTGAAAAAGAACTGTGTTTTGTTGTTGCAGTACCCCAATTTCATTTAAAAACCTCCGATGCAAGAAAGGTACTGCCTGAGAAAATTTCATTAAAAGATGCAGTTTACAATATGAGCAGAACTGCACTCTTCGTTGCGTGTGTGGCACAAAAGGACTTTTCCTTTTTGGATGTGCTCTGCAGGGATAAATTGCACCAACCTTACAGAAGTTCTCTAATACCGGGTATGGAGGAAATTATAAATAGAGGAATGGAAAAAGGACTTTTAAGTGTTTTTTTAAGCGGTGCAGGTCCTTCGATTGCAGGAATATGTGATAAAAAAGATGCGGAGAAAGCAGGGAAGTTTATGGTAGGCACTTTTAACAATTTTGGCATAAAAGCAAAATACTTGATTTTGAATCCCTGTAATGAGGGAGTAAGTGTATGCACTTAA
- a CDS encoding YggS family pyridoxal phosphate-dependent enzyme, with translation MEFQRGFDELFLIEENIKRISYKIHESAIKANKDPRQIILVAVTKTVTPEKIDKAIECGIKVVGENRVQEAKEKKEKVKNEAQWHMIGHLQRNKVKYAVELFSMIQSVDDFELAKEIDKRAKEKNKIMDVLIQVNIGNEITKSGITYDKAEELIKNVASLENVKVKGLMAIPPFCENTEKVRPYFQKMYELFLRIKEKKLHNTQMEYLSMGMTHDFDVAIEEGANMVRIGTGIFGERKR, from the coding sequence ATGGAATTTCAAAGAGGCTTTGATGAACTTTTTTTGATAGAGGAAAATATTAAAAGAATAAGTTATAAAATTCATGAATCGGCGATTAAGGCTAATAAAGATCCGAGGCAAATAATATTAGTGGCAGTTACCAAAACCGTCACCCCGGAGAAAATCGATAAAGCTATAGAATGCGGTATTAAGGTTGTAGGAGAAAACAGGGTTCAGGAAGCAAAAGAAAAAAAGGAGAAGGTGAAAAATGAAGCCCAGTGGCATATGATAGGTCATCTTCAAAGAAACAAAGTAAAGTACGCGGTAGAATTATTTTCCATGATACAATCGGTGGACGATTTTGAATTAGCCAAGGAAATTGATAAAAGGGCAAAAGAAAAAAATAAAATTATGGATGTTTTAATTCAGGTAAATATAGGAAACGAAATTACAAAATCAGGAATAACTTACGATAAAGCTGAAGAATTGATAAAAAATGTAGCTTCATTGGAAAATGTTAAGGTAAAAGGACTAATGGCAATACCGCCCTTTTGCGAAAATACCGAAAAAGTCAGACCTTATTTTCAAAAAATGTATGAACTTTTTCTAAGGATAAAAGAAAAAAAATTACATAATACGCAAATGGAATACCTTTCCATGGGGATGACCCATGATTTTGATGTGGCAATAGAGGAAGGCGCAAATATGGTCAGAATTGGCACCGGAATTTTTGGAGAAAGGAAGAGGTGA
- a CDS encoding MATE family efflux transporter, whose translation MQDLPLKKFFKEFFKKVFNINEETYPVLKSIWNLAWPVVIEQTLAMVSQVVDMAMVGRLGATSVAAVGLSMQPFMLINSIIMGLSVGTTTFCARAKGAKNDEEAGLVLVESMIFSCILGLLLVISGFIFAEKILDFMNAEEKVKEIGAVYFRAMMPGMMFFFLFTIITAALRGVGDTKTPMIVNLQLNIIHIILNYILIFGKFGIPALGALGAGISTSISRFIGALIIFYKLKNPEGILYIEFLKLVKRFNYDLFKRIIYISVPAALERIISSAGQMQYARQVASLGTLLYAAHSISINVESFSYMPGIGFATAATALTGLKLGAKDFQGARISVSISNRMAVITMGIMGFLFFIFPVFFLRIYTDDTQIIKRAVVLLRIVAFTQIPEAISFVISGALKGAGDTRFVLYVNIVGMWIVRLSLTAVFMRYFHLSIIGAWIAMFIDWVVRSILYYYRLKSEKWQFLKI comes from the coding sequence TTGCAGGATTTACCGCTGAAAAAATTTTTTAAAGAATTTTTTAAAAAAGTGTTTAACATAAATGAGGAAACGTATCCCGTATTAAAATCTATTTGGAATCTCGCATGGCCCGTAGTTATTGAGCAAACTCTTGCGATGGTTTCTCAGGTAGTTGATATGGCAATGGTTGGACGACTGGGCGCCACTTCTGTCGCAGCCGTTGGTTTATCGATGCAGCCTTTCATGCTTATTAATTCAATAATTATGGGCCTTTCAGTGGGTACGACTACCTTTTGTGCCCGCGCAAAAGGTGCCAAAAATGATGAAGAAGCAGGATTAGTTTTGGTGGAATCAATGATTTTTTCTTGTATACTTGGATTACTTTTGGTAATCTCGGGGTTTATATTTGCAGAAAAAATATTGGATTTTATGAATGCAGAAGAAAAGGTAAAAGAAATAGGGGCGGTTTATTTTAGAGCCATGATGCCCGGAATGATGTTTTTCTTTTTATTTACAATCATCACTGCAGCTTTAAGGGGAGTTGGAGATACAAAAACTCCAATGATTGTGAATTTACAATTAAATATCATCCATATAATACTAAATTATATTTTAATATTTGGGAAGTTTGGGATTCCTGCCTTAGGAGCGCTGGGAGCAGGTATTTCAACTTCCATATCGAGGTTTATAGGCGCACTGATTATCTTCTATAAATTAAAAAACCCAGAGGGTATTCTATATATTGAATTTTTGAAATTGGTAAAGAGATTTAATTATGATTTATTTAAAAGGATAATATACATAAGCGTTCCAGCAGCTTTGGAAAGGATCATTAGTTCTGCAGGGCAAATGCAATATGCCAGACAAGTGGCATCCTTAGGAACGCTTTTGTATGCTGCTCATTCAATTAGTATAAATGTGGAATCTTTTTCATATATGCCGGGAATTGGTTTTGCTACGGCGGCAACGGCATTAACCGGTTTAAAACTTGGGGCTAAGGATTTCCAGGGGGCAAGGATAAGTGTATCCATTTCGAACAGAATGGCTGTTATTACAATGGGTATAATGGGCTTTTTATTTTTTATCTTTCCTGTATTTTTTTTAAGAATATATACCGATGATACGCAAATAATTAAAAGGGCTGTTGTGCTATTGCGAATAGTCGCTTTTACCCAAATTCCTGAGGCTATAAGTTTTGTGATTTCGGGAGCATTAAAGGGGGCCGGAGATACTCGTTTTGTACTATACGTTAATATTGTGGGGATGTGGATTGTTAGACTTAGCCTGACCGCGGTATTTATGAGATATTTTCATCTAAGCATCATAGGAGCATGGATTGCTATGTTTATAGATTGGGTTGTAAGATCAATATTATATTATTATCGTTTAAAAAGTGAAAAATGGCAGTTTTTAAAAATATAA
- a CDS encoding 5'-methylthioadenosine/adenosylhomocysteine nucleosidase, which produces MLIIGIIGAMDREIRLLRDRMSDVKELRHLHLDFYFGEIRQKKVVVVKSGVGKVNAALCTQFLIDKFSPERIICTGVAGGLLDFLKTGDVVVSKDLIQYDVDASVFGHEVGEIPNMGVKVFNADEELVEKTLYTGKKILKDNKIIKGRILTGDKFVNSREMVEYLVNNFDGFCVEMEGAAIAHVCFLNRIPFVVIRSISDKADGIALLDYKKFVELASKTSAEIVEGLIEII; this is translated from the coding sequence TTGCTTATTATTGGAATCATAGGTGCAATGGATAGAGAAATAAGACTACTACGTGATAGAATGAGCGATGTTAAGGAATTACGCCATTTGCATTTAGATTTTTATTTTGGGGAAATTAGGCAAAAAAAGGTTGTAGTTGTAAAAAGCGGTGTGGGAAAGGTCAATGCTGCTTTATGTACCCAGTTTTTAATAGACAAATTTTCACCGGAAAGAATAATTTGTACAGGGGTTGCAGGAGGTCTTTTGGATTTCCTGAAAACGGGAGATGTTGTTGTATCAAAGGATTTAATACAGTACGATGTGGATGCTTCTGTTTTTGGACATGAAGTGGGCGAAATACCCAATATGGGAGTAAAGGTTTTTAATGCGGATGAAGAACTTGTGGAAAAAACGCTATATACCGGCAAAAAAATTTTAAAAGATAATAAAATAATTAAAGGAAGGATATTAACGGGGGATAAATTTGTAAACAGCAGAGAAATGGTAGAATATCTCGTAAATAATTTTGATGGATTTTGTGTTGAGATGGAAGGTGCGGCAATTGCTCATGTTTGCTTCTTGAACCGGATACCTTTTGTCGTGATAAGGAGTATTTCCGATAAAGCGGATGGCATTGCTCTTTTAGATTACAAAAAATTCGTTGAATTAGCTTCTAAGACTTCGGCGGAAATTGTGGAAGGTTTAATCGAAATTATTTAA
- a CDS encoding homoserine dehydrogenase — MYNIGILGFGTVGSGVVELILKNNGNIEKKGGLTLNIKKILVKDKVKKRPEYIKELITYKPEDIIYDPEIDLVVEVMGGEEPALTYIRQALKNKKHVVTANKEVISKHGRELLELALQNKVNLLFEASVAGGIPIIIPLKESLIANEFGNIMAILNGTTNFILTQMEENKVEFSQALEMAKKQGYAESDPSADILGLDAARKIAILASIAFNVRITPDKVYTEGINGISYTDINYAQELGFTIRLIAEAQRTKDGIFVLVAPVLLRKEHPLSAVKDVYNAVIVEGDAVGRLMFYGKGAGKMPTASAVVSDIIKALKTDEKNRLNCTCFRDERVLPIELFRSAYYFRIKAMDKPGVLSKISGIFGKNDINLYMVIQKNSINNIAEIVVITYETTFKNIQKAVDEINSLDDIAEVSNVIRVKEEV; from the coding sequence TTGTATAACATTGGAATTTTGGGTTTCGGGACGGTAGGAAGCGGAGTAGTGGAGCTGATTTTAAAAAACAACGGCAATATTGAAAAAAAAGGTGGTTTAACCTTAAATATAAAAAAAATCCTTGTAAAGGATAAAGTAAAAAAAAGACCTGAATATATTAAAGAACTTATTACATATAAGCCGGAAGATATCATTTACGATCCGGAAATTGACCTTGTAGTGGAAGTAATGGGAGGAGAAGAACCTGCTTTAACATATATTCGACAAGCGTTGAAAAATAAAAAACACGTGGTTACGGCAAATAAAGAAGTAATATCAAAACATGGCAGGGAATTATTGGAATTGGCACTACAAAATAAAGTGAACCTCCTTTTTGAAGCAAGTGTAGCAGGAGGAATACCCATAATAATACCTTTAAAAGAAAGTCTCATAGCCAATGAATTCGGCAATATAATGGCGATTTTGAACGGTACCACCAATTTTATTTTAACCCAGATGGAAGAAAATAAGGTAGAATTTTCGCAGGCGCTGGAAATGGCAAAAAAGCAGGGTTATGCAGAAAGCGATCCATCTGCTGATATTTTAGGCCTTGATGCCGCAAGAAAAATAGCGATACTCGCGTCAATAGCCTTTAACGTAAGGATAACGCCGGATAAGGTGTATACTGAGGGAATAAATGGTATTTCTTATACCGATATTAATTATGCCCAGGAACTGGGATTTACAATAAGACTGATTGCAGAAGCACAGCGTACAAAAGATGGAATTTTTGTTTTGGTGGCACCGGTTCTTTTGAGGAAAGAGCATCCGCTAAGTGCGGTAAAAGATGTGTATAATGCGGTAATAGTAGAAGGAGATGCGGTGGGAAGGCTCATGTTTTATGGAAAAGGCGCAGGGAAAATGCCTACTGCCAGCGCTGTAGTTTCGGATATTATAAAGGCATTAAAAACCGATGAAAAAAATAGACTAAATTGCACATGTTTCAGAGATGAAAGGGTATTACCTATCGAACTTTTCCGTTCGGCTTATTATTTTAGAATAAAAGCTATGGACAAGCCCGGTGTGCTCTCTAAAATTTCGGGAATTTTTGGGAAGAACGATATAAATCTTTATATGGTGATACAGAAAAATTCCATTAATAATATTGCGGAAATAGTGGTAATTACTTATGAAACCACCTTTAAAAATATTCAAAAGGCTGTGGATGAAATAAATTCCCTGGACGATATAGCTGAAGTATCTAACGTAATTAGAGTGAAAGAGGAGGTTTGA
- the thrC gene encoding threonine synthase, producing the protein MPGIIERYFDYLPVKEKKNIVTLNEGNTPLIRAYNLEEYLNTKCEIYLKHEGMNPTGSFKDRGMTVAISKAKENGKKAVICASTGNTSASAAAYSARAGISCTVLVPHNSVALGKLSQAVAYGAKIIAVEGNFDIALKRVKEISENYPITLVNSINPDRIEGQKTAAFEICDELKESPDFLAIPVGNAGNITAYWKGFKEYYSFKKISKLPKMLGFQAAGSAPIVEGRIIENPQTIATAIKIGNPASWEKAVKAKEESKGIIDKVTDDEIMNAYSLIAKKEGIFAEPASCASVAGVIKLCKEGFFKEKGKIVCVLTGNGLKDPETAMKLEKDFTVSAPDINELVKIIFK; encoded by the coding sequence ATGCCTGGAATAATCGAAAGGTACTTTGACTACCTTCCAGTAAAGGAAAAGAAAAATATTGTAACGCTGAATGAGGGTAATACTCCACTAATTAGGGCATATAACTTAGAAGAATATTTAAATACTAAATGCGAGATCTACCTGAAGCATGAAGGCATGAATCCAACCGGCTCTTTTAAAGACAGGGGTATGACGGTGGCAATTTCCAAGGCAAAAGAAAATGGGAAAAAAGCGGTAATTTGTGCTTCTACCGGAAATACATCAGCATCGGCGGCAGCTTATTCTGCAAGAGCGGGCATTAGCTGTACGGTTTTGGTTCCCCATAATTCGGTAGCATTGGGGAAATTATCCCAGGCAGTAGCTTATGGCGCTAAGATAATAGCAGTGGAAGGGAATTTTGATATTGCTTTAAAAAGAGTAAAGGAGATTTCGGAAAATTATCCGATAACATTGGTAAATTCTATTAATCCTGACAGAATAGAAGGACAAAAAACTGCTGCATTTGAAATATGTGATGAGCTAAAAGAATCTCCGGACTTTTTAGCAATTCCCGTTGGTAATGCTGGAAATATCACCGCTTACTGGAAGGGTTTTAAAGAGTATTATTCTTTTAAAAAAATATCTAAGCTTCCCAAAATGCTTGGTTTTCAAGCGGCCGGTTCGGCACCCATAGTGGAAGGCAGGATAATAGAAAATCCGCAGACCATAGCTACAGCTATAAAAATAGGGAATCCGGCCAGCTGGGAAAAGGCTGTAAAGGCAAAGGAAGAATCAAAGGGAATTATAGACAAGGTTACAGATGATGAAATAATGAATGCCTATTCTTTAATAGCAAAAAAAGAAGGAATTTTTGCAGAACCCGCCTCGTGCGCTTCGGTGGCCGGTGTTATAAAACTTTGCAAAGAAGGATTTTTTAAGGAAAAGGGAAAAATAGTGTGCGTATTAACCGGCAATGGTTTGAAGGACCCAGAAACGGCTATGAAATTAGAAAAGGATTTTACAGTTTCAGCTCCGGATATAAATGAATTGGTGAAAATAATTTTTAAGTAA
- a CDS encoding DivIVA domain-containing protein yields the protein MSLTPLDIQKKEFKKSFRGFDETEVKDFLEKVSEAYEKIYKENQQLKEEIKILSERVRGYEDLETTLKKAIVLAEKTAEEVRINAEKEKEIILKEAESKAKDIISDAENKRKRILVQQEEIIKQFIIFKTRFVNFLKAQLETIDTIGLEFFIDEKTCSLKEAAFTCDEDSLFKR from the coding sequence ATGAGTTTAACACCGCTTGATATACAAAAGAAGGAATTTAAAAAATCTTTCAGGGGATTTGATGAGACGGAAGTAAAAGATTTTTTAGAAAAAGTATCTGAAGCTTATGAAAAGATCTATAAAGAAAACCAGCAATTAAAAGAAGAAATAAAAATATTATCCGAAAGAGTGAGAGGATATGAAGATTTGGAAACTACCTTAAAAAAGGCTATAGTATTGGCCGAGAAGACTGCAGAAGAAGTAAGGATAAATGCGGAGAAAGAAAAAGAGATAATTTTAAAAGAAGCAGAAAGTAAAGCCAAGGATATTATATCTGATGCTGAAAATAAAAGGAAGCGTATTTTGGTACAGCAGGAAGAAATAATAAAACAATTTATAATTTTTAAAACGCGGTTTGTAAATTTTTTAAAAGCCCAGTTGGAAACAATCGATACAATAGGTCTTGAATTTTTTATAGATGAGAAAACGTGTTCTTTAAAGGAAGCAGCTTTTACCTGCGATGAAGATTCTTTATTTAAGAGGTGA
- a CDS encoding TM1266 family iron-only hydrogenase system putative regulator — protein sequence MEDTKRVSVIGIVVFDREKAAEKVNTLLSQYAHLIVGRMGIPYRERGISVIALIVDATTDELGALTGKLGKINGVKVKSAVTV from the coding sequence ATGGAGGATACGAAAAGGGTTTCCGTTATTGGAATTGTAGTTTTTGACAGGGAAAAAGCTGCAGAAAAAGTAAATACCCTTCTTTCCCAATATGCACATCTTATTGTGGGAAGGATGGGTATTCCTTACAGGGAAAGAGGGATTTCGGTAATTGCGTTAATTGTTGATGCCACCACCGATGAACTGGGGGCATTGACGGGAAAACTGGGGAAAATTAATGGAGTAAAGGTAAAATCTGCCGTTACGGTATAA
- a CDS encoding cell division protein SepF, whose protein sequence is MGNKSFFKKILYFLGIDDDLSEEKVEEFNVSNSKGEKGRIINIHQIPKNKMMVFKPMSFEDVEEIADELKSKRAAIVNLESIDKENAKRIIDFLSGSVYALDGSVKKVGSGTFVFTPSNIDISGMDIENTMKENEGELLPFNKKK, encoded by the coding sequence ATGGGGAATAAAAGTTTTTTTAAAAAAATCCTCTACTTTTTAGGAATTGATGACGATTTATCGGAAGAAAAGGTGGAAGAATTTAATGTTTCAAACTCAAAGGGGGAAAAAGGTAGAATAATAAACATCCATCAAATTCCAAAAAATAAGATGATGGTTTTTAAACCGATGAGTTTTGAAGATGTAGAAGAAATAGCGGATGAGCTTAAGAGCAAGAGAGCGGCGATAGTGAATTTAGAGAGTATTGACAAAGAGAATGCAAAGAGAATAATAGATTTTTTAAGCGGCAGCGTATATGCATTAGATGGCAGTGTAAAAAAAGTTGGTAGCGGAACTTTTGTATTTACACCCAGTAATATTGACATTTCGGGAATGGATATAGAAAATACAATGAAGGAAAATGAGGGGGAATTGCTCCCTTTTAATAAAAAGAAATGA